One Arthrobacter sp. StoSoilB19 DNA window includes the following coding sequences:
- a CDS encoding TerC family protein — translation MLDLPVWFEVGSFVVLGLILLIDLLLVVRRPHEPSMKEAGLWVAFYVSLALAFAGAMFAFTGAEFGSQFVAGWVTEYSLSIDNLFVFIIIMARFSVPRKYQQEVLMVGIIIALVLRGIFIMLGAIVIEQFSWVFYIFGAFLLWTAWKQAQDEGEEEEDRENPLIARIRKVIPMSEKFDGGKLRTTVNGKKVFTPMVIVFITIGLTDLLFAVDSIPAIFGLTQSPFIVFTANLFALMGLRQLYFLLGGLMNRLIYLKHALSFILAFIGVKLVLHAMHVNELPFINGGHHIEWAPEIPTFVSLAVIVGTIIIAVVASLVSSKAQAAKMDPRLEEDVRRSHSDVD, via the coding sequence GCTTGATTTGCCTGTTTGGTTCGAGGTCGGCTCATTTGTCGTCCTTGGCCTGATTCTCCTGATCGATCTCCTCCTGGTGGTCCGGCGGCCGCACGAGCCGTCCATGAAGGAAGCCGGTCTGTGGGTAGCCTTCTATGTCAGCCTCGCCCTGGCCTTTGCCGGTGCCATGTTCGCTTTCACGGGTGCCGAGTTCGGCAGCCAGTTCGTGGCCGGCTGGGTCACCGAATACAGCCTCAGCATCGACAACCTGTTCGTGTTCATCATCATCATGGCCAGGTTCTCCGTGCCCCGGAAGTACCAGCAGGAAGTGCTGATGGTGGGCATCATCATCGCGCTGGTCCTGCGAGGCATCTTCATCATGCTGGGCGCCATCGTCATCGAACAGTTCAGCTGGGTGTTCTACATCTTTGGCGCATTCCTGCTGTGGACGGCCTGGAAGCAGGCCCAGGACGAGGGCGAAGAGGAAGAAGACCGGGAAAACCCGCTGATTGCCAGGATCCGCAAGGTCATCCCCATGTCCGAGAAGTTCGACGGGGGCAAGCTGCGGACCACGGTGAACGGCAAGAAGGTGTTCACCCCCATGGTGATCGTCTTCATCACCATCGGCCTCACGGACCTGCTGTTCGCGGTTGACTCCATTCCCGCCATCTTCGGCCTGACCCAGAGCCCTTTCATTGTCTTCACGGCCAACCTTTTCGCCCTCATGGGACTGCGGCAGCTGTACTTCCTGCTCGGTGGCCTGATGAACCGGCTCATCTACCTGAAGCACGCACTGTCCTTCATCCTCGCGTTCATCGGCGTCAAGCTGGTCCTGCACGCCATGCACGTGAACGAGCTGCCCTTCATCAACGGTGGACACCACATCGAATGGGCGCCGGAGATTCCCACGTTCGTCTCCCTTGCCGTCATTGTGGGCACCATCATCATCGCCGTGGTCGCCAGCCTGGTCAGCTCCAAGGCGCAGGCTGCCAAGATGGATCCCCGGCTTGAGGAAGACGTTCGCAGGAGCCACAGCGACGTCGACTAG